In Rhopalosiphum padi isolate XX-2018 chromosome 3, ASM2088224v1, whole genome shotgun sequence, the genomic stretch TTAGTACCACGGCCGAATTTACCCCAAAAAATCTTTCGCGACCCACATGGTTTTCTCTATtcaaaaagtagttttaaaaaacaaaatttgtattttataaatatgtataaatttgtaatatatatttagtattttataatcaattaatttttataattgtacttttaataatgaggTGTATGTGAAATTTGTGCTTGTTTTCTGTTATGGTTAATAACAGCATTGacatcataattcaaaaaattgttcgCGACCCACTAAAAATTAACTGACGACCCACACTTTGAGAAACGCTGgcctataaaaaaatgtaaaaaatttgtatatttccaAGTGTctcaaaataactcaaaaagagttaatatttttaaaattatcatttatccaTTTACTTAACATTTCAAGTTtctacggttattcgtttttgagttaattaattcgattttttaaaaaacttaataaaaattcggattttttattaattttacttgttTTCCTAATTAGTAAACACTAAACGTACtagtaattcttaatttttaactcctctagagtataaaataaacatcaataactaccctcaaaattgaaaatatattttgttattttttgacTGTGTATCGTGTATACATACAGTTAAAAAATACACTTTAAAAtcgatataagtatatatttatcgcCTGGTCACAATCTAAACCCTAAACTAATATACCTAGAATGGCTAGAACGATTGTATAACTAGGATGTTCTACACATTCATGAGTACATTATAAAAAAGCTATTCAtccttaaaatatttgaatgcaATACAAATTACCTCACAGAAACCaaatcgaaaattaaaaattgtacctacatttataaaatgtacaatataaatctatacatagaatcaatttacatttttatatcccTAGTAATTatcttaactttaaatgtatcatttttatctagatacatgcattactaattataaattatattttatgtttttgtgagtacattcaacattttatattttttataatttttaaattttatagtctgaaaaataaacataaaggtTTTTAAGTAATAGTTTGGTCTccaatttttaaaagattaatatCTAACTAAACAACtggtatacataaattaatttaaatttgatatacatatatataattagaacaaatttaaatttgtaataatttgttgtattgataactttttaatatcttattaaatattgtatattcttaataattcatgtaaatataatttgtttattgttttaaattttgaattaatctagcgcaatattttgtttatattaattataccaagtatataatataaaattaacttattaagttaaaaattctgacttttaaccatataattaattgtaatagcaatttcaaattttgtttagGATAACATGTAATAGGTAACacactaataaaataacatttgttcATTTTATACACGATTTATTATTGTTCACAAGACAAAAAAACATCATACACATTTACATTTGGTTGAAATAATAATCTtggttgtaattatatatataaatatatatatttacgaataattattacaattaatcgTTGATATATTTCTATTACGTTATAAAAACCCTTAAACGCGAATCAATCATTGTTATACATATTCTTAtcgtgatttatttatatatatacattgatagtaataataatcaaattaattaaatctaaatgcGGACGAAAAatcttaattgtaaaaaatgtaattgttttttaaaccgtttcaagtaataatatatacacacaatatattgttgtagtcacaatagtgtaataataattaatataatgtataatcaatattgatagaatagtaataataatattaagtaataatagtagtCAAAAATTGTCCGCGtctataaaaattctaaaaatgaatttctttcaattgtaataattgtcaTTGTATTTAcaagataatagtaataataataataataataataataatataataataataataataaaattaaaataaaacaatcaataaaattcgcTGATTTTTGCGTATACTTATTAAGCGATgtaaatatttcatgatataaacattgtttgttttatactgTGTATGTTTGGTGTGCACATTAACAAAAAATGACAagacattttaagtattatgtGTATTGATTGGCAGTGTTATTTACAATCCCAtgtgttgttgctgttgctgttgttgggAAGCAGCAGATGCTGGAGACTTTTTATCTCCACCACCAGATGATATCGAATCACCGACACTATTTGGACCACCATTGCTTCCAGGGTTACCATTACCTCCAATAGATGATCCACCTCCAGCTCCAGGATTACTTCCTGGATTTTGTTGCTGTTGCCCACCACCACTATTTTGTCCAGATTGGCCACCATTTGGAGGTCCCCCACCGGTACCACCACCACTAGGTGGTCCAGTGACCCAAGAATTCTGTTGTTGCTGAAGGCCATTGTTATTTGAAGATGACGACTGAGAAACCACACCTCCACCACCACTACCACCAGTTGGAGTTCCTGGGGCGCTACCATCTGCTCCAGATCCAGGTGGTGGAAATAGAGAATCGCTACCCATAAGACCTCCTGGTCCCATCTGCCCTCCAGGTCCACCAACATTCATCGGTCCTCCAGGTCCCATCGGTCCTCCTCCGCCACTGACTGATCCCATACCACCAGGTCCACCTCCACTACCTGGTCCCATACCACCAGGTCCGCCTCCACCACCACCTATATGTTGTTGAAGATCATTGCCTCCAGCTGAACCTACAGATCCTGGACCACCAGGACCAACACCCATCACTGAAGCCGCAGCTGAGTTAGCAGCTGCAGCTGCTgctgcagcggcggcggcggcggcagcagcTGCTGCAGCAGCATCGTACTGAGTGTTTTCCAGTCGCGTGATCAAACGTTCATCTTCGTCTCCAAATTCACCACCCATTAATGATGGTTCTCCAACAACCATCACGTCCTGCTTGATACaaacacaattataaatacaaataaattcatagttcaacattatattaattatctgaACATGATTACGCATGTCATATGTTTATATACCGTAACCGTACCTGTGATGCTAGGTTGAACCCTGCGCCACCGGCTCCACCGcccccaccaccaccaccatttGGTCCAGGGCTCCGTTTCTTTGAAGCAGCAGTGGGTCCGCCACCCGGTCCGCCACCTGGTCCACCACCACCAAGTGTAGTTGGAGGACCTCCACCAGCTCCAGAGTTACTACCCTTACGCTTGCGCCTTTTGTTGGCCGGTCTCTGTGATTCTATCAAGTacacaaaaaacatttattaatattttttatatttcatcatATAACTTTTAACAGGCTTAAAAGTTAGAGCTAATAACGTTGACTTGATTAAAACACGCATGATCACCACCACTTTTGTAACAAAGATAGAGCAAATAAACTCTTTCATTAAACATTTGCAAAAActagtaaaattatgttttcaaatGTTGTTACCAGCGATgatcataaatttaaacatattgtgTCACAAAATAAGCCATAACGTCTTAGTCCAATTCTATCTAAGATGATTCGCTCGTATGTATAGTCATCTAATACAAACATACGACATAACATATTTGCGTTCACTAGtactaatttcatattattagctttaataCTAAAATGAATTGACCTATGATTAAACTTAAAGAACATTATTTGTTATCTTTAGttggtttttacaatattttagtttttaagcaAGTAAtgagcatttttatattttaagtattttacgattttttaattAGCTACatcttgcttaaaaattaaaatatcataaaaactaacgagagaaaataaataatattcttatacctTAAAGTTTGATATTaggtcaattaattttaatattaaagctataacaaaaaaaaaacgaaaaaactaAACGTAAATTTGCTGTTTGTACGTTTATAAGacgaaaaaaaacacatatgaGTGTATGATTctcaaaaaatactaatataatatgatgaaattTCGATTATAACAACACATAATACTCGATTTTGGTTTAATAGCAGCATCCGAGTTTTGGATTTATCAAATGATGGTATAAATCAATTACGttctaatcaaaatatatatatatgaattctATCCtagctataaaattatatgggCGTGTACCAGTTGCCCTCaaaagtacctatttttatacCAAATCCCCCAAACTACCTAGAGCAAAATGCACCAGTTGCCCTCAACTAAATGTACCAGTTGCCCCCAACTAAATTTACCAGTTGTCCTCACATGTTAATATATACACGTTTACAATATATAGCCCGTAAAATAGGGGaggtaaatatacaaacaataaatacaattatttataaaataaatgtaaaatagtataaaataatagaatcaaattttgatatttgcaattatatatatgatgttgtattttgtaataaataataaatataatatagtatacaaataatattgataaaatgaaaattttattaacaatctTGGCCTACTACTTTGTGCAAAGCGAGGATTTTACCAAAACGCGTATAAATTTAGACGCgtctaagatattatattaattttatactattttattgttaacaatTTATCACATTGATTgccacataattaaaatatttattatttcattgactattgtattcatattattttgttagtaattattacaaaatacaatattaggtAGAGGTATACATAATTCCAAgcatatgaatttttttctttcattttatactatttttataaataattttatttattgtttgtatatttacctCCCCTATTTTACGGGCTATATATTGTAATCGTGTATATATTAACATGTGAAGACAACTGGTACATTCAGTTGGGGGCAACTGGTACATTTGGTCGAGGGCaactggtatatttttaaaatcccaATAAGAGCCGTTGAGTGCAACTGGTCAACACccaattatatttactaattccGTCCCGGTCAAAGAATTATACGTCGATTGCGTCCCGATTCAGAAAAATGAACATACTAATTTCGTCCTGCTTTAAAAAAAGATATGTCAATTCCGTCCCGGCTGAAAAAATTACCTTTATACTAATTCCGTccgtcaaaaaaatatataacaattccGTATCGGTTTAGAAACATTTACTTACGTACTATAATTCCATCCtggtttaaaatactaaaaaagttaaaaagccGGAACAGAGGATAAAGAACGTATTTACTAATTTCtccgaagtaaaaaaaaaaatatcaattccGTTccaattaagaaaaatatcacACTAATTCCGTCCGGACCtggcaaaaaaaataaatttactaattcCGTCCCAAACAAAAAGAAATACATATCAATTTCATCCCTGTTAAGAAAAGTATTCATACTAGTATTCCGTTTAATTCTGGATGAAAAAAGTAATATACTAATTCCgtcccaataaaaaaaaagtataaataaattcagtctggttaagaaaaatatacatattaattccTTCCtggttaaaaaaaagatttatgtcAATTCCAACCCAAGCTAAGAAATATACTAATACTTTCCcagttgaaaaaaatgtatgaattctACACCTAATTAAAAGAaggttaactaaaatataagaacattttaataatttaatcgttcataaatttataatataatattattaaatttgattgcctgtaataaattttatattagttaagtgtagtttatatttaataccagttaatttttaaattagtgtaGCATCTTTTTCTTGATTAAACTTTACATTCTAATTGTActacaataatgaaaatataacacaaGACTGAATTAGTACATCCAGTAACAAACAAGtaaatcttttaatttaatttatgtatttgagACGTAACTCAGATGCAGTTAGTTcagttatgtaataatattttattatttattctacccGATTCAACAAACGCTTGTTtgttactttataaattaacatgatAGAGCACTGTTTTGAGCATAGGTGATCATTGGAAACAATAACTGACTATGAAATGTGACAAAAATAGAATCAACCAAATCAGATGAAATTGGTCGCTGCCTGaagcaattttatttaacactGAGTATGTGCACTGTATGTGCATAACACTGTGTAATGtttgttaatgtataaaattttgtttttgaattttaatcttaaaaaaaactgtaatgcATGTTACTAAAAGTGTTGATGtgctataatactattatcttATTGCTAATATTACCTGGAGGAGCAACCATACGTTGCCACTTTTGAAATAGAGTGGTCTTCAGACAATCTCTAGGACTGAGCGCATAAGCTTTGTGTCTGGACATCAATTCTTGCATGGGTTCTAATATGACACATAActatttgcaaaaaaaattttattaatttaaactaatataactttagctaattaaaatacacaacagtaaacattgaattaaaaaagGGGCAATAGTGAAATTTAcagatagatttaaaaatttctaattacAATGGTATATCCCTTAATGGGGTTAATGTAATtgaatcaaaacattttaagttaaaaatgcgtaattttattattataatttcattgtttatcttatattaatagtatatggAAAAATAGGTTAGCTATTTGGTTTCTATATCATATCTATCATCAACATTGTAAGTTAGACAAACTgtccattatttaaaaataaattaatacatttttgtattccatattatttttaacattatttaatcttgatttaattaatatttcttaggAGGTAGAATATTGCTATTACACTGTAATAACTGATGAGTTAAGGagcaataataatgtaattaaaaattagcgcCTAGTTGTCCAATACTTACTCTCAGATAATTAAGCGTTGAGTTTGTAATGCCCTGTCGTGTGATATTTTTTGCTACTTGTTGGTGAACAATTTCAGCATTAGGTGGTGGGGGTCCACCTGGTGGGCCTCCATCACCACCACTTCCAGGTCCTCCTTGCTGCATCATAACAACCGCAGCAACAGCTGCGGCTGCAGACGATCTTGGAACCAATTCTCTATGTTGCCTGACTGCTAAATGCCACGTTCGAATACGCATCATATCGTCATAAGTAAATTCTAACGTTAGTCTACCCTCAGTGCACACCCTGGTATATACAGGTGGTGATGGAGGTCCTCCGGCACCACCCATCGGTCCACCGCCACCAAgcactgtaaaaaaataaaaatttacttatcatatgcttatataaaattattagtcattaaatagaaagtgtattattatttttttgcaaattcATTAGCATAACAGTTTCTTTATACAATTAACATACAAGTGACTATGTAATCatcaatgaaatttaaatatgcatacctGATTGCTGTGATGATGGAGGACCCTGAGCCACCAATGATTTTTGCATTCCAATACCACCGTTTAGTGATGCAGGAGGTCCTCCTCCGACACTACCTGGACCACCAGGTCCTGGTGACTGAGCAATGGAAGACGGTGGCCCACTACCAGGGCTTGATGTCAAATGCGTGGTCACCATGGTACAGTGATCACAGTCCAAAGTAAGGCTGGTATTGTGGAAAGACTCTTTGGTGGCATTAGCTCTCAAATGATAATATAGATCAGTAACTCCACCCTCAAATATTGACCTAAAGTATCTAGGGATCAAGGTCCGTCCGATTGCTGTTCAATGTTCGTTAGAtatgttaaaaaacaaataaatgcaattaatattgtactaaaaagAATCTTTAAGACCGCTTATTATACTTACAGTATCGCTTTGGCCCATCTTCTAAGCAAAATGTAAGTGTCAATGTGGCATCATCTTCAAAAAACTCAGTGGCAAACTGGTCCCACCATACGTTGTCACTATCCTATAACCAAACAAAcagattgtataaataaaagctataaaaatataagtatactgtGAACTTTAATTTGATCATATTTTTCACAACTCTAATcatgaaaatcataaaattacaattttgaaattctaGTTGTATACCAGCCAAGTTACCTCATTACGATTTTGCAgccttttatttaattcaaatatccGATAATCAGGCTGCACATGATGTGCATGTGGTGGATGTGGGTGTGGAGGTGGTGGAGGTCCATGTGGACCACCATGATGCGGAGGGCCATGTGGATGATGTGGTGGTCCATGTGGTGGAACTCCTGCACCACCGTGTGGATGAAGAGGAACGCCACCTCCATGATGTGGTGGTCCACCGCCACTATGTGGGTGAGGAGGTCCACCATGGGGCCCACTTCCAGGTGGTCCACCATGGTGTGGAGGACCTCCGTGGTGTCCCGGGGGTCCACCACCACCGTGATGAGGAGGACCACCTGGTGGTCCTCCATGATGTCCTGAGGGACCACTGTGGTGCACACCACCCCCTAAATGTCCCGGAGGTCCACCATGTGGACCTCCTAACACACTACCACCATGATGTCCAGGCGGTCCACCACCATGATGACCAGGTGGCCCACCACCATATCCTCCGGGTCCTCCGTACCCTCGACGACCTCCGCCACCACCAGGACCACTTGGTCCTCCTACCATTGACGATGGGAAAcatctgaatttaaaaaaataaatattaagttactactttttatagaacaaaaataaacatgtaaCTAAATATTGAATTAGAAATGAATTATCTTTTAATTGATTAACTTACGATGGATGATCAACCATCATGCGACCGCCAGGACCAGCGTCTGCGGCATTCATCATTCCTCCACCAGCTCCACCACCCCCGCCATGATGATTCATCATTTGTTGTTGTTGACTAAAGGGAGATCCTGGAGGCATGGGACCACCACCACTACTCCCATAAAATTGTTGACCACCAAATGGTGATTGCTGAGGAGGCGGAGGTCCAGATCCGGGTCGATTGCTTCCAGGGCCACCGCTACCGAATCCCCCACCACCAGAACTGACTGATGATGGTGATCCAAAAGGCATCTGTGCTCCACCGCCACCACCATTAAATGGTCCACCGCCACCTCCATGCTGGCTATTCGGTGTGCCTGGTCCACCACCATAAGGTACTGGGGTTGAAGATCCACCGCCGCCTGGAGTAGATGGACTATAGTGTTGCTGTTGTTGGTGTTGTGGAGTACTATTACCACCACCGCCACCTCCATAAGGGCCACCTCCGGGCGCGGGCGATCCTTGTTGCTGATGGAACAATGACGGAGACTGGTGACCTTGTTGTTGATGATGTTGCTGGTATGGACCACCACTTCCAGGTCCTCCGGGGCCACCTCCATAACCCATACCAAATGGATCTCCTGGACCACTGCCTGGTCCTCCTGGACCACCACCAGTTTTCCATGAAGACGCAGCTGCcgctgcagcagcagcagcagcggcGGCTGCGGCTGCTGCTGAGCCTCCAGGTCCGCCAGGCACACCACCGCCACCTATACCATCATCTACTAGAGTTGCAGCTAAAGCTACAGCTGAACCACCACCACCTCCTGTATTACCGGCTCCGCCAACACTTCCACCTCCAGCTCCTCCGCCCCGTCTACTGCATCCGGCTAAAATAaggcaacaaaaaaaaaattgtaaaaattttgTAAGTATTTGAAACATTTGTAATTTGATAATATCCTCAAATGTTTATGCCTTTATCAAAAGGCGAAAACAGCAAAAATTTTATTAAGAACTCTAGctttgaagttaaaaaaaaaaattaatattgaacttctttgtacattttcaaatttcaaaatttattttttatctgtgaatatattttgaacatattagaaatacatacatataatatctttGTCAAACATTTCTTATGTAAGTAGTTATGAAATTAGGAATttgaatgaattattatactcaaattttttataaatacttacatacctattataaatttagtatcttaagttttatatttatgtacggagaaaataaaattaattagattacctattaaaatgttaaaaatgacaAAAGATATATTTAGTACAGTACCTATaagttttttgttgttgttataaattGATGTTTAATCATTATGAATGCTAAATGGTAAGCATCTAGGCATACATTTGCATTAAACGATATTTTAGATGGTACATTTTACAATctcaatatgtataattttgcaTTCCCTACTGTGGTTTGGTTTTATActcactgattttttttttcatttcaggTTTTTCAGTGAatataactgattttttttcatttctataaattaatattatcaatacctaactaatacttaatatatcacAATAGTAGGTAGTCTTGTTTCtatgcatacataatatttaaattttttgaatattaatgcCAGATTACATgaacacttattttttaatgagatatttattgaatcaataaaataaacagattAAACTTTTGGCATGATTTGGCATTTTGGCTTATAAATGatctaatacataaataaatgttgtacacaAACCACCAGCGTatgattattaacatattaatatcttatgatttaaataattttaactttataatttcaacttttgtaaaaaaaaatgttaaaatataagatatatcatCTACaagttgttatttaaaatgtttactggTTAGGTACTAATAAATGTACTATTATGTGTAGTGCAATACACTTTAGTCATTAAATCATCAATGCACCCGGAACCCCTGCAGAAGTGAATTCTAGAGTTTTAAGCAGATCATCCTGA encodes the following:
- the LOC132924281 gene encoding AT-rich interactive domain-containing protein 1A isoform X1 encodes the protein MRQGRGGQRSKKSGCSRRGGGAGGGSVGGAGNTGGGGGSAVALAATLVDDGIGGGGVPGGPGGSAAAAAAAAAAAAAAAASSWKTGGGPGGPGSGPGDPFGMGYGGGPGGPGSGGPYQQHHQQQGHQSPSLFHQQQGSPAPGGGPYGGGGGGNSTPQHQQQQHYSPSTPGGGGSSTPVPYGGGPGTPNSQHGGGGGPFNGGGGGAQMPFGSPSSVSSGGGGFGSGGPGSNRPGSGPPPPQQSPFGGQQFYGSSGGGPMPPGSPFSQQQQMMNHHGGGGGAGGGMMNAADAGPGGRMMVDHPSCFPSSMVGGPSGPGGGGGRRGYGGPGGYGGGPPGHHGGGPPGHHGGSVLGGPHGGPPGHLGGGVHHSGPSGHHGGPPGGPPHHGGGGPPGHHGGPPHHGGPPGSGPHGGPPHPHSGGGPPHHGGGVPLHPHGGAGVPPHGPPHHPHGPPHHGGPHGPPPPPHPHPPHAHHVQPDYRIFELNKRLQNRNEDSDNVWWDQFATEFFEDDATLTLTFCLEDGPKRYSIGRTLIPRYFRSIFEGGVTDLYYHLRANATKESFHNTSLTLDCDHCTMVTTHLTSSPGSGPPSSIAQSPGPGGPGSVGGGPPASLNGGIGMQKSLVAQGPPSSQQSVLGGGGPMGGAGGPPSPPVYTRVCTEGRLTLEFTYDDMMRIRTWHLAVRQHRELVPRSSAAAAVAAVVMMQQGGPGSGGDGGPPGGPPPPNAEIVHQQVAKNITRQGITNSTLNYLRLCVILEPMQELMSRHKAYALSPRDCLKTTLFQKWQRMVAPPESQRPANKRRKRKGSNSGAGGGPPTTLGGGGPGGGPGGGPTAASKKRSPGPNGGGGGGGGAGGAGFNLASQDVMVVGEPSLMGGEFGDEDERLITRLENTQYDAAAAAAAAAAAAAAAAAAANSAAASVMGVGPGGPGSVGSAGGNDLQQHIGGGGGGPGGMGPGSGGGPGGMGSVSGGGGPMGPGGPMNVGGPGGQMGPGGLMGSDSLFPPPGSGADGSAPGTPTGGSGGGGVVSQSSSSNNNGLQQQQNSWVTGPPSGGGTGGGPPNGGQSGQNSGGGQQQQNPGSNPGAGGGSSIGGNGNPGSNGGPNSVGDSISSGGGDKKSPASAASQQQQQQQHMGL
- the LOC132924281 gene encoding AT-rich interactive domain-containing protein 1A isoform X2, giving the protein MRQGRGGQRSKKSGCSRRGGGAGGGSVGGAGGGGVPGGPGGSAAAAAAAAAAAAAAAASSWKTGGGPGGPGSGPGDPFGMGYGGGPGGPGSGGPYQQHHQQQGHQSPSLFHQQQGSPAPGGGPYGGGGGGNSTPQHQQQQHYSPSTPGGGGSSTPVPYGGGPGTPNSQHGGGGGPFNGGGGGAQMPFGSPSSVSSGGGGFGSGGPGSNRPGSGPPPPQQSPFGGQQFYGSSGGGPMPPGSPFSQQQQMMNHHGGGGGAGGGMMNAADAGPGGRMMVDHPSCFPSSMVGGPSGPGGGGGRRGYGGPGGYGGGPPGHHGGGPPGHHGGSVLGGPHGGPPGHLGGGVHHSGPSGHHGGPPGGPPHHGGGGPPGHHGGPPHHGGPPGSGPHGGPPHPHSGGGPPHHGGGVPLHPHGGAGVPPHGPPHHPHGPPHHGGPHGPPPPPHPHPPHAHHVQPDYRIFELNKRLQNRNEDSDNVWWDQFATEFFEDDATLTLTFCLEDGPKRYSIGRTLIPRYFRSIFEGGVTDLYYHLRANATKESFHNTSLTLDCDHCTMVTTHLTSSPGSGPPSSIAQSPGPGGPGSVGGGPPASLNGGIGMQKSLVAQGPPSSQQSVLGGGGPMGGAGGPPSPPVYTRVCTEGRLTLEFTYDDMMRIRTWHLAVRQHRELVPRSSAAAAVAAVVMMQQGGPGSGGDGGPPGGPPPPNAEIVHQQVAKNITRQGITNSTLNYLRLCVILEPMQELMSRHKAYALSPRDCLKTTLFQKWQRMVAPPESQRPANKRRKRKGSNSGAGGGPPTTLGGGGPGGGPGGGPTAASKKRSPGPNGGGGGGGGAGGAGFNLASQDVMVVGEPSLMGGEFGDEDERLITRLENTQYDAAAAAAAAAAAAAAAAAAANSAAASVMGVGPGGPGSVGSAGGNDLQQHIGGGGGGPGGMGPGSGGGPGGMGSVSGGGGPMGPGGPMNVGGPGGQMGPGGLMGSDSLFPPPGSGADGSAPGTPTGGSGGGGVVSQSSSSNNNGLQQQQNSWVTGPPSGGGTGGGPPNGGQSGQNSGGGQQQQNPGSNPGAGGGSSIGGNGNPGSNGGPNSVGDSISSGGGDKKSPASAASQQQQQQQHMGL